AAGGGAGCAGGATACGCTGCATGACActgttttaaaagtcatttttaaaagacatgctTTCGCCTGGAGATTTGCCTTAAATTCTTACAGTCCCCTTGCCCCAGCATGGAAATCCTGCAATATGTCACTGAATGCCTTTTATACAGACCAGCAGACTGCAAAGGTCTATTAAATTATTCTCCAACTGTTGTGCAGCTAACAATGGAGGTattcaggcattttaaaagaatGAGGGAAGTCACAGGGGACAGCCCATTAGGAGGAACAGGATGTCAACATTGGTTGAAAATGGGTTCCTTTGTAATAGGAAATGCATTACAATGCCTGGAGATTAGTTTCTTTGTGGCTTCCAGCCCACATTTCTTCCTGCTGGGCTCAGATTACCTACATTCTCCACTATTACCGGTATCATTCAACCGGATTACAGCACAGCTTCCCAACAGATAATGAGATGCCCACCCCACCGCACCCCGATGGGGTGATTTTAGTTCTCCCAGAAAGGAAGGAGAGTGCAAATTTTAACCAGAACTCCCTGAGCCCAAGGGGATGCGTTTCCAAAGCTGATGGATAACGTCTAAGGGCTGGCTAAACCAAAGCACCGAGCCCGAGAGGTATATCATTATTACCACGAGATTTAATTAAAGCTCTGACTATACATTTGCCAGGAATACCGCTTAAGAACAACTTGCATTTAAAAGCTAAAGTTAGCTTCCTGGATCGTTTCTTTTTATTATACTGCTCTTCAGTAAcctcaaggaggaaaaaaaagtcccccctccaaaaaaaagacGTATAAACCATCAGCCCCGGGTTCATTTGCTTCCCTCCCAACCCCGCAAGGAAGAGACTTAAAAAGATCCCCCATCCTGCGCATTGCTCAgtccccagctcccacacaaACGGCTCAGGGAGGAATCCCACAGCCAGGCAAACCAGGTATGCGTTTGCAACCTGCAGCCGTCGCTTCCGATTCACAGGGGCTCCTCAGTAACCCCCCTAACAGCCCCCACCCGCCCCTCAACTTAAGCCGGCTTTAAAACCAGAAAGCGGGACAGCCCCCAGAGATGTTGCCAGAAACGCTGCTACCCCTTCTCGCCCGAAATCTCCTGAATTCTGCAAAAGAAATTGAATTCTGCCGCCTGACATATAGCTGTTAGCAAATAATCGGGTCTCACCTATAAAGGAGATAGCCTCAGGAAAGAACTGAGACAGATTTTGGCTCCAGTGGTCAGAGATCGGGATCTGTTTGTACTTGAACTCGCCGGCGTTTTCAAAGAGATTCGGCAGGTTGGGGGTAACATTCAAGATGTATTTAATGCCAAACTCTTCTAAAACGTCCAGATTAGTGGAGTCCTTGGCACAGCCTAAGTAGAGGTAGGGTAAAATCTCCACCGGGAAGGAAGGCTGGTTGTTGGAGAGAGGGCTGCCATCGGAGTCGGTGGCACTATTGGGGTCTCTGTCAATGTCAGATTCAATGTCTGATGAGGAATCGGAGCTGATTCGGAGGCCTCCCAAGCCCAGGACTGGCAAAGGAGGAGAGCTGCTGCTACACGAACTGTCTAGGTTAGTTTCGCAGTGCAGGGCGAACTCGGCCTGGAACTTGCTGAAACCACctggggagaaaagcaaaggggaggggggaaaaaaatgcaacctGATATAAGATGGCAAGCCGACTTACTTCCCTGCTACAGCCCCGGCTGCAAAGGGGCATCCGTTTCCCACCCTCTGCGAGCCccgggaaagaaaaaaaaaagcaaaaaatatgtcACACACTCACGCAGACGGACTAACCTAAAAGAAGGTTTAAGAAAATCGCCCGCTGCGGCGGAGGGCTCAGCACATTCAAGATTAAAGCTCTGTGCCGCTTCGCCCTGCGGGGACCTCTGGAGAGATGTCTCGGCGGCAGTTCCTTCTGCCCTCCCCGGCTCATGCCGGGATCCCCGTTAGCTCTGTCCTCCCCTCGCCGCTACAGCGATTCCAGACCCCGAGGTATCTTTAAACAAAGCGACGACAAggatgctggggaagggggggaaagggcaaggggaaaagccccctgcccaggctggtgTCCTCCCGGAGCGTCAGCGCGCAATGCCCGGGGGACGCTGCGGACacccctcctcccttttcttccccGGGCAGGGAACCGCACCGCCGAGCCGCGGGGCTCGCCTCCCCGTCACCCACAGCCCCGGGCCCCCAAGCAGGCAGCGATGTCGCCACCACCTCCCCAACCCCAGGCGGCCCTTCTCACCTTCCAGATAAAACGCCTTGCAGCCTTCGTCTTTGAGGCGCTTGAGGAGCAGCCCCAGCACGGACTCGCCGCCCGTGTTCTCGTTCCAGTCGCGGCTGTGCTCGTCGTACAGCACCACCGTGTCGGTGCCGCACCGGCGGGCGAAGCGCTCCCGGTCCTCCTCGCTGCTGGAGACGAGGGAGCGCAGGGGCAGGTTGCCCTTCTGCAGCCGCCGCAGCATGATGCCGGGGATGGCCACGTTGATGGCCGACTCGATGTGGGACGACTCGTACAACTCCTGCGGCCGACAGTCCATCAGCAGCA
Above is a window of Larus michahellis chromosome 1, bLarMic1.1, whole genome shotgun sequence DNA encoding:
- the DUSP6 gene encoding dual specificity protein phosphatase 6 gives rise to the protein MLDTFRPVPFASEMAISKSVAWLNEQLEMGNDRLLLMDCRPQELYESSHIESAINVAIPGIMLRRLQKGNLPLRSLVSSSEEDRERFARRCGTDTVVLYDEHSRDWNENTGGESVLGLLLKRLKDEGCKAFYLEGGFSKFQAEFALHCETNLDSSCSSSSPPLPVLGLGGLRISSDSSSDIESDIDRDPNSATDSDGSPLSNNQPSFPVEILPYLYLGCAKDSTNLDVLEEFGIKYILNVTPNLPNLFENAGEFKYKQIPISDHWSQNLSQFFPEAISFIDEARGKNCGVLVHCLAGISRSVTVTVAYLMQKLNLSMNDAYDIVKMKKSNISPNFNFMGQLLDFERTLGLSSPCDNRVPNQQLYFTTPSNQNVFQVDSLQST